In Balearica regulorum gibbericeps isolate bBalReg1 chromosome 14, bBalReg1.pri, whole genome shotgun sequence, one genomic interval encodes:
- the LOC104634615 gene encoding histidine--tRNA ligase, cytoplasmic-like isoform X2 gives MLRLGPLAITGRLLPVGPAGGRVNLSRSWPSRPTGPGGDRGLFYRQVRAAAGSAGGGSRCLALKTPKGTRDHPPAHVALRDRLLAAVVACFKRHGGAAIDTPVLELRVPFARYLAMNKITNMKRYHVAKVYRRDNPATTRGRYREFYQCDFDIAGQFDPMIPDAECLKIVHEILSDLQLGDFLIKVNDRRILNGVFAVCNIPESKFITTCSTVDKLDKMPWEEVRSEMVGEKGLSPEAADRIGEYVQLHGGLDLIERLLQDPKLSQNKLAKEGLGDMKLLFEYLTLFGIAGKISFDLSLARGLDYYTGVIFEAVLLQQENDHVEEPVSVGSVAGGGRYDGLVGMFDPKGRKVPCVGVSIGIERIFSILEQRVKASGEKVRTTETQVLVATPQKHLLAARLKLISELWDAGIKAEMLYKKDPKLLKQLQYCEDMGIPFAAIVGEQELTDGVVKLRDVAMRQEVDIPREKLVDEIRRRLEP, from the exons ATGCTGCGCCTGGGACCGCTCGCAATTACCGGGCGGCTGCTGCCCGTGGGCCCCGCCGGGGGCCGAGTGAACCTCTCCCGGTCCTGGCCGTCCCGTCCGACAGGGCCGGGCGGTGACCGCGGCCTCTTCTACCGGCAGgtgcgggcggcggcgggctcTGCTGGGGGCGGCAGCCGGTGCCTGGCTCTAAAGACGCCCAAG GGCACCCGCGACCATCCCCCCGCCCACGTGGCGCTCCGCGACCGGCTCCTCGCCGCCGTGGTGGCCTGCTTCAAGCGGCACGGCGGGGCCGCCATCGACACCCCCGTGCTGGAGCTGCGG GTGCCCTTCGCTCGCTATTTGGCGATGAACAAGATCACCAACATGAAGCGCTACCACGTCGCTAAGGTCTACAGGCGGGACAACCCGGCCACAACCAGGGGCCGTTACAGGGAGTTCTACCAGTGC GATTTTGACATCGCCGGGCAGTTCGACCCGATGATTCCCGATGCCGAGTGCCTGAAGATCGTGCACGAGATCCTGAGTGACCTGCAGCTCGGGGACTTTCTCATTAAG GTCAATGACCGACGGATTCTGAACGGTGTGTTTGCTGTCTGCAACATCCCAGAGAGCAAGTTCATAACGACGTGCTCCACTGTGGACAAGCTGGACAAG ATGCCGTGGGAAGAAGTGAGGAGCGAGATGGTAGGAGAGAAGGGGCTCTCTCCCGAGGCTGCGGATCGCATCGGGGAATATGTCCAGCTTCACG GTGGCCTGGACCTGATTGAGCGGCTTCTCCAGGACCCAAAGCTGTCCCAGAACAAGCTGGCCAAGGAGGGTCTGGGGGACATGAAGCTGCTGTTTGAGTACCTGACGCTGTTTGGCATCGCAGGGAAG ATCTCTTTTGACCTGAGCCTGGCGCGGGGTCTGGACTATTACACGGGGGTGATCTTTGaggctgtcctgctgcagcaggagaacGACCACGTGGAGGAGCCAGTCAGCGTTGGGAGCGTGGCTGGAGGCGGTCGCTACGATGGGCTGGTGGGGATGTTTGATCCCAAGGGACGGAAGGTGCCCTGCGTGGGGGTCAGCATTGGGATCGAGCGGATCTTCTCCATCCTAGAGCAGAGAGTGAAG GCTTCTGGGGAGAAGGTTCGAACGACTGAGACACAAGTGCTGGTGGCTACGCCTCAGAAACACTTACTTGCTGCGAGACTGAAGCTCATCTCCGAGCTGTGGGATGCAGGGATCAAG GCAGAGATGCTGTACAAGAAGGATCCTAAActgctgaagcagctgcagTATTGTGAGGACATGGGGATCCCCTTTGCTGCCATTGTAGGAGAGCAAGAGCTGACAGATGGAGTTGTCAAGCTGCGAGATGTCGCAATGAGACAGGAG GTTGACATCCCAAGAGAAAAGCTTGTTGATGAGATCAGAAGAAGGCTGGAGCCCTAA
- the HARS1 gene encoding histidine--tRNA ligase, cytoplasmic has product MAEEAAVRAQAEAVRRLKQDKADPDKIAKEVAKLLEMKAQLGGEEGKHKFVLKTPKGTRDYSPKQMAIRERVFNAIITCFKRHGAEVIDTPVFELKETLTGKYGEDSKLIYDLKDQGGELLSLRYDLTVPFARYLAMNKITNIKRYHIAKVYRRDNPAMTRGRYREFYQCDFDIAGQFDPMIPDAECLKIVHEILSDLQLGDFLIKVNDRRILDGMFAVCGVPDSKFRTICSSVDKLDKIPWEEVRSEMVGEKGLSPEAADRIGEYVQLHGGLDLIERLLQDPKLSQNKLAKEGLGDMKLLFEYLTLFGIAGKISFDLSLARGLDYYTGVIFEAVLLQQENDHVEEPVSVGSVAGGGRYDGLVGMFDPKGRKVPCVGVSIGIERIFSILEQRVEASEEKIRTTETQVLVASAQKKLLEERLKLISELWDAGIKAEMLYKKNPKLLNQLQYCEDTGIPLVAIVGEQELKDGVVKLRVVATREEVNVRRESLVEEIRMRTSQP; this is encoded by the exons ATGGCGGAGGAGGCAGCGGTGCGGGCGCAGGCGGAGGCGGTGCGGCGGCTCAAGCAGGATAAGGCCGATCCCGACAAG atCGCAAAGGAGGTGGCGAAGCTGCTGGAGATGAAGGCTCAactgggaggagaagaggggaaacacAAATTTGTGCTCAAGACCCCGAAG GGCACACGGGACTACAGCCCCAAGCAAATGGCCATTCGTGAGAGAGTCTTCAACGCGATCATCACCTGCTTCAAGCGCCACGGAGCAGAAGTCATTGATACGCCAGTGTTTGAGCTGAAG GAGACGCTGACAGGGAAATATGGTGAAGACTCGAAGCTCATCTATGATCTGAAAGATCAAGGAGGAGAATTGCTGTCCCTGCGTTATGACCTGACA GTGCCTTTTGCTCGCTATTTGGCGATGAACAAGATCACCAACATTAAGCGCTACCACATCGCTAAGGTCTACAGACGAGACAACCCGGCCATGACCAGGGGCCGCTACAGGGAGTTCTACCAGTGT GATTTTGACATCGCCGGGCAGTTCGACCCGATGATTCCCGATGCCGAGTGCCTGAAGATCGTGCACGAGATCCTGAGTGACCTGCAGCTCGGGGACTTTCTCATTAAG gTCAACGATCGGCGCATCCTTGATGGGATGTTTGCAGTTTGTGGTGTCCCAGACAGCAAGTTCCGAACGATCTGCTCCAGCGTTGACAAACTGGATAAG ATACCGTGGGAAGAAGTGAGGAGCGAGATGGTAGGAGAGAAGGGGCTCTCTCCCGAGGCTGCGGATCGCATCGGGGAGTATGTCCAGCTTCACG GTGGCCTGGACCTGATTGAGCGGCTTCTCCAGGACCCAAAGCTGTCCCAGAACAAGCTGGCCAAGGAGGGTCTGGGGGACATGAAGCTGCTGTTTGAGTACCTGACGCTGTTTGGCATCGCAGGGAAG ATCTCTTTTGACCTGAGCCTGGCGCGGGGTCTGGACTATTACACGGGGGTGATCTTTGaggctgtcctgctgcagcaggagaacGACCACGTGGAGGAGCCAGTCAGCGTTGGGAGCGTGGCTGGAGGCGGTCGCTACGACGGGCTGGTGGGGATGTTTGATCCCAAGGGACGGAAGGTGCCCTGCGTGGGGGTCAGCATTGGGATCGAGCGGATCTTCTCCATCCTAGAGCAGAGAGTAGAG GCCTCTGAGGAAAAGATCAGGACAACAGAGACACAGGTGCTGGTGGCCTCTGCCCAAAAGAAGCTCCTTGAAGAGCGGCTGAAGCTCATCTCTGAGCTGTGGGATGCTGGAATCAAG GCAGAAATGCTGTACAAGAAGAACCCCAAACTGCTGAATCAGCTGCAGTACTGCGAGGACACGGGCATCCCTCTTGTTGCCATTGTGGGTGAGCAAGAGCTCAAGGATGGAGTCGTCAAGCTGCGGGTCGTGGCAACCAGGGAGGAG GTCAATGTTCGCAGAGAGAGTCTGGTTGAGGAGATCAGGATGCGAAC
- the LOC104634615 gene encoding histidine--tRNA ligase, cytoplasmic-like isoform X3 — protein MLRLGPLAITGRLLPVGPAGGRVNLSRSWPSRPTGPGGDRGLFYRQVRAAAGSAGGGSRCLALKTPKGTRDHPPAHVALRDRLLAAVVACFKRHGGAAIDTPVLELRETLTGKYGEGARLIYELQDQGGELLALRYDLTVPFARYLAMNKITNMKRYHVAKVYRRDNPATTRGRYREFYQCDFDIAGQFDPMIPDAECLKIVHEILSDLQLGDFLIKVNDRRILNGVFAVCNIPESKFITTCSTVDKLDKMPWEEVRSEMVGEKGLSPEAADRIGEYVQLHGGLDLIERLLQDPKLSQNKLAKEGLGDMKLLFEYLTLFGIAGKISFDLSLARGLDYYTGVIFEAVLLQQENDHVEEPVSVGSVAGGGRYDGLVGMFDPKGRKVPCVGVSIGIERIFSILEQRVKAEMLYKKDPKLLKQLQYCEDMGIPFAAIVGEQELTDGVVKLRDVAMRQEVDIPREKLVDEIRRRLEP, from the exons ATGCTGCGCCTGGGACCGCTCGCAATTACCGGGCGGCTGCTGCCCGTGGGCCCCGCCGGGGGCCGAGTGAACCTCTCCCGGTCCTGGCCGTCCCGTCCGACAGGGCCGGGCGGTGACCGCGGCCTCTTCTACCGGCAGgtgcgggcggcggcgggctcTGCTGGGGGCGGCAGCCGGTGCCTGGCTCTAAAGACGCCCAAG GGCACCCGCGACCATCCCCCCGCCCACGTGGCGCTCCGCGACCGGCTCCTCGCCGCCGTGGTGGCCTGCTTCAAGCGGCACGGCGGGGCCGCCATCGACACCCCCGTGCTGGAGCTGCGG GAGACGCTGACGGGGAAGTACGGGGAGGGTGCACGGCTCATCTATGAGCTGCAGGACCAGGGAGGGGAGCTGCTGGCCCTGCGCTACGACCTGACT GTGCCCTTCGCTCGCTATTTGGCGATGAACAAGATCACCAACATGAAGCGCTACCACGTCGCTAAGGTCTACAGGCGGGACAACCCGGCCACAACCAGGGGCCGTTACAGGGAGTTCTACCAGTGC GATTTTGACATCGCCGGGCAGTTCGACCCGATGATTCCCGATGCCGAGTGCCTGAAGATCGTGCACGAGATCCTGAGTGACCTGCAGCTCGGGGACTTTCTCATTAAG GTCAATGACCGACGGATTCTGAACGGTGTGTTTGCTGTCTGCAACATCCCAGAGAGCAAGTTCATAACGACGTGCTCCACTGTGGACAAGCTGGACAAG ATGCCGTGGGAAGAAGTGAGGAGCGAGATGGTAGGAGAGAAGGGGCTCTCTCCCGAGGCTGCGGATCGCATCGGGGAATATGTCCAGCTTCACG GTGGCCTGGACCTGATTGAGCGGCTTCTCCAGGACCCAAAGCTGTCCCAGAACAAGCTGGCCAAGGAGGGTCTGGGGGACATGAAGCTGCTGTTTGAGTACCTGACGCTGTTTGGCATCGCAGGGAAG ATCTCTTTTGACCTGAGCCTGGCGCGGGGTCTGGACTATTACACGGGGGTGATCTTTGaggctgtcctgctgcagcaggagaacGACCACGTGGAGGAGCCAGTCAGCGTTGGGAGCGTGGCTGGAGGCGGTCGCTACGATGGGCTGGTGGGGATGTTTGATCCCAAGGGACGGAAGGTGCCCTGCGTGGGGGTCAGCATTGGGATCGAGCGGATCTTCTCCATCCTAGAGCAGAGAGTGAAG GCAGAGATGCTGTACAAGAAGGATCCTAAActgctgaagcagctgcagTATTGTGAGGACATGGGGATCCCCTTTGCTGCCATTGTAGGAGAGCAAGAGCTGACAGATGGAGTTGTCAAGCTGCGAGATGTCGCAATGAGACAGGAG GTTGACATCCCAAGAGAAAAGCTTGTTGATGAGATCAGAAGAAGGCTGGAGCCCTAA
- the LOC104634615 gene encoding histidine--tRNA ligase, cytoplasmic-like isoform X1 — protein sequence MLRLGPLAITGRLLPVGPAGGRVNLSRSWPSRPTGPGGDRGLFYRQVRAAAGSAGGGSRCLALKTPKGTRDHPPAHVALRDRLLAAVVACFKRHGGAAIDTPVLELRETLTGKYGEGARLIYELQDQGGELLALRYDLTVPFARYLAMNKITNMKRYHVAKVYRRDNPATTRGRYREFYQCDFDIAGQFDPMIPDAECLKIVHEILSDLQLGDFLIKVNDRRILNGVFAVCNIPESKFITTCSTVDKLDKMPWEEVRSEMVGEKGLSPEAADRIGEYVQLHGGLDLIERLLQDPKLSQNKLAKEGLGDMKLLFEYLTLFGIAGKISFDLSLARGLDYYTGVIFEAVLLQQENDHVEEPVSVGSVAGGGRYDGLVGMFDPKGRKVPCVGVSIGIERIFSILEQRVKASGEKVRTTETQVLVATPQKHLLAARLKLISELWDAGIKAEMLYKKDPKLLKQLQYCEDMGIPFAAIVGEQELTDGVVKLRDVAMRQEVDIPREKLVDEIRRRLEP from the exons ATGCTGCGCCTGGGACCGCTCGCAATTACCGGGCGGCTGCTGCCCGTGGGCCCCGCCGGGGGCCGAGTGAACCTCTCCCGGTCCTGGCCGTCCCGTCCGACAGGGCCGGGCGGTGACCGCGGCCTCTTCTACCGGCAGgtgcgggcggcggcgggctcTGCTGGGGGCGGCAGCCGGTGCCTGGCTCTAAAGACGCCCAAG GGCACCCGCGACCATCCCCCCGCCCACGTGGCGCTCCGCGACCGGCTCCTCGCCGCCGTGGTGGCCTGCTTCAAGCGGCACGGCGGGGCCGCCATCGACACCCCCGTGCTGGAGCTGCGG GAGACGCTGACGGGGAAGTACGGGGAGGGTGCACGGCTCATCTATGAGCTGCAGGACCAGGGAGGGGAGCTGCTGGCCCTGCGCTACGACCTGACT GTGCCCTTCGCTCGCTATTTGGCGATGAACAAGATCACCAACATGAAGCGCTACCACGTCGCTAAGGTCTACAGGCGGGACAACCCGGCCACAACCAGGGGCCGTTACAGGGAGTTCTACCAGTGC GATTTTGACATCGCCGGGCAGTTCGACCCGATGATTCCCGATGCCGAGTGCCTGAAGATCGTGCACGAGATCCTGAGTGACCTGCAGCTCGGGGACTTTCTCATTAAG GTCAATGACCGACGGATTCTGAACGGTGTGTTTGCTGTCTGCAACATCCCAGAGAGCAAGTTCATAACGACGTGCTCCACTGTGGACAAGCTGGACAAG ATGCCGTGGGAAGAAGTGAGGAGCGAGATGGTAGGAGAGAAGGGGCTCTCTCCCGAGGCTGCGGATCGCATCGGGGAATATGTCCAGCTTCACG GTGGCCTGGACCTGATTGAGCGGCTTCTCCAGGACCCAAAGCTGTCCCAGAACAAGCTGGCCAAGGAGGGTCTGGGGGACATGAAGCTGCTGTTTGAGTACCTGACGCTGTTTGGCATCGCAGGGAAG ATCTCTTTTGACCTGAGCCTGGCGCGGGGTCTGGACTATTACACGGGGGTGATCTTTGaggctgtcctgctgcagcaggagaacGACCACGTGGAGGAGCCAGTCAGCGTTGGGAGCGTGGCTGGAGGCGGTCGCTACGATGGGCTGGTGGGGATGTTTGATCCCAAGGGACGGAAGGTGCCCTGCGTGGGGGTCAGCATTGGGATCGAGCGGATCTTCTCCATCCTAGAGCAGAGAGTGAAG GCTTCTGGGGAGAAGGTTCGAACGACTGAGACACAAGTGCTGGTGGCTACGCCTCAGAAACACTTACTTGCTGCGAGACTGAAGCTCATCTCCGAGCTGTGGGATGCAGGGATCAAG GCAGAGATGCTGTACAAGAAGGATCCTAAActgctgaagcagctgcagTATTGTGAGGACATGGGGATCCCCTTTGCTGCCATTGTAGGAGAGCAAGAGCTGACAGATGGAGTTGTCAAGCTGCGAGATGTCGCAATGAGACAGGAG GTTGACATCCCAAGAGAAAAGCTTGTTGATGAGATCAGAAGAAGGCTGGAGCCCTAA